The Grimontia kaedaensis genome has a window encoding:
- a CDS encoding ester cyclase encodes MSAVLQQAKEKVWSFYQALDAAKDDQLEAVFGEFCSPDYRFRGCHPFNEIDNAGDVIKTVWQPLKASFCALQRRQDIFMAGENSLDEDGSIWVVSMGHLMGLFDQHWLGIPRTGRMAFLRYCEFTQVVDGKIAESAFFADIPGVMVQAGVNPFPPQSGTQLIQPGPITHDGIMTTLQPTQEGEKTLNVINEMISDLGNWDNKLSLEEELALTWHDDMIWWGPTGIGASYTIERYAKQHSGIFRASFSDRIFNGHVCKFAEGHFGGFFGWPNLSLKPSGGFMGMAASDNYYDMRVIDIYRRDGDKLAENWVFIDLLYFFHQQGIDILARNQQLNADSQSDVSNRCY; translated from the coding sequence ATGTCGGCAGTGCTACAGCAAGCGAAAGAGAAAGTATGGTCGTTTTATCAAGCCTTGGACGCTGCTAAAGATGACCAGCTGGAAGCAGTTTTCGGCGAGTTTTGCTCGCCAGATTACCGCTTTCGGGGCTGCCATCCCTTTAACGAAATCGACAATGCCGGTGATGTCATCAAGACAGTCTGGCAGCCATTGAAAGCCTCCTTCTGCGCACTTCAGCGTCGTCAGGATATTTTCATGGCAGGTGAAAATAGCCTCGATGAAGATGGCAGCATTTGGGTGGTGTCGATGGGGCACCTGATGGGCTTGTTCGATCAACATTGGCTCGGCATACCCAGAACTGGCCGTATGGCATTTTTACGCTACTGCGAGTTTACTCAGGTGGTAGATGGCAAGATCGCTGAGTCTGCTTTCTTTGCGGATATTCCCGGTGTCATGGTGCAAGCAGGGGTAAATCCTTTCCCACCACAGAGTGGCACGCAGCTTATACAACCCGGCCCGATCACTCATGACGGCATCATGACAACCCTTCAGCCCACGCAAGAAGGGGAAAAAACGCTCAATGTCATCAACGAGATGATTTCCGACTTGGGCAATTGGGACAACAAACTGAGTCTGGAAGAAGAGCTGGCGCTCACCTGGCACGACGACATGATTTGGTGGGGGCCAACGGGTATTGGCGCGAGTTACACCATCGAACGCTATGCCAAACAGCATTCTGGTATTTTCAGAGCCAGCTTCTCCGACCGCATCTTCAACGGTCATGTCTGTAAGTTCGCCGAAGGGCATTTTGGCGGATTCTTCGGATGGCCGAATCTTAGCTTGAAACCCTCTGGTGGCTTTATGGGTATGGCGGCGAGTGACAACTATTACGACATGCGCGTGATTGATATCTACCGCCGCGACGGCGATAAGCTCGCAGAAAACTGGGTGTTTATTGATTTACTGTATTTCTTCCACCAACAAGGCATCGACATTCTGGCGAGAAACCAACAGCTTAATGCTGATAGTCAGAGTGATGTGAGTAATAGGTGTTATTAA
- a CDS encoding carbohydrate ABC transporter permease gives MKEVRKKPVWLKTVSIAFVVVWLLIAAGPFLWTAWGSFKVQADFFSKSDWMNAIYGVKTLLETGSEFTGQGYYGAWIEQDFWLAAINTFVVVFSVVIISLTIGTLGGYALARSGFRYSLWILMIALVLRAMPHITLVSGYMLPFFEWNLWGHLGTTIIVLVAINQPFTLWMLHSFFLNIPKDMDESAMVDGCTRFQAFKHVIIPVMWPGVITTGLFSFLLAYNDFAVTGMLLSQENQTMVPKIASFLGTTQVEGNVMFAVAAVVSAMIPLFFLVLFFQKQIVSGLTAGAVKG, from the coding sequence ATGAAAGAAGTACGTAAGAAGCCTGTCTGGCTAAAAACCGTCTCGATTGCCTTTGTTGTTGTTTGGCTACTCATTGCCGCAGGCCCGTTCCTTTGGACGGCTTGGGGTTCGTTCAAAGTGCAGGCAGATTTCTTCTCCAAATCTGATTGGATGAACGCGATTTACGGTGTAAAGACCTTGCTGGAAACGGGCTCCGAGTTCACGGGGCAAGGTTACTACGGCGCGTGGATTGAGCAGGATTTCTGGCTCGCCGCCATCAATACCTTTGTGGTGGTGTTTTCTGTGGTCATCATTTCACTGACCATTGGCACATTGGGTGGTTACGCGCTGGCTCGCTCCGGTTTTCGTTACTCTTTATGGATTTTGATGATTGCCTTGGTGCTTCGTGCCATGCCACATATCACGCTGGTTTCGGGTTACATGCTGCCCTTTTTCGAGTGGAATTTGTGGGGGCACCTTGGCACCACCATTATTGTGCTGGTGGCTATCAACCAACCCTTTACGTTGTGGATGCTTCATTCCTTCTTCCTCAATATTCCAAAAGACATGGATGAGAGCGCAATGGTGGATGGCTGCACCCGATTCCAAGCCTTCAAGCACGTGATTATCCCGGTGATGTGGCCGGGCGTGATCACCACGGGTTTGTTCAGCTTCCTGCTGGCCTACAACGACTTTGCCGTTACGGGCATGCTACTCAGTCAGGAAAATCAAACCATGGTGCCGAAAATCGCCAGCTTCCTTGGCACCACGCAGGTGGAAGGTAACGTGATGTTTGCGGTTGCTGCGGTGGTATCGGCGATGATCCCACTATTCTTCCTGGTTCTTTTCTTCCAAAAACAAATTGTGTCCGGCCTGACCGCTGGCGCGGTAAAAGGGTAA
- a CDS encoding carbohydrate ABC transporter permease: protein MPHRTFLKFMWPSLLVMFLLIALPIVSVFVQSLYVEHEQIVLETENCGPFGCKTTVAVDREATDKLREEEPLGRFNGTDTYTNRSHLAFQELGEAWDASSSLGDFVDRMMNLPFYKALVFTLAYTFIVTPLVIVLGLVVALCVNALPKLVKGPTIFLSLLPMIVTPLIGSLILFWMIDADGVIGATLQIWFDDDTLSLKASPTLTWITLFIYGIWSSVPFSFIVFYAGLQTVPTDTLEASMIDGASRWETIRFVVIPHMAPLVTFVALMQLMDNFRVFEPIVGFAAEAHATSLSWLIYNDLRGTDSQLFGSAASTSMLTILGVAILLMPVFIRTWRDFNRKSA, encoded by the coding sequence ATGCCACATCGCACATTCTTAAAATTTATGTGGCCATCGTTATTGGTCATGTTTTTGCTCATCGCGCTGCCGATCGTCTCTGTGTTCGTCCAGTCGCTTTATGTTGAGCACGAGCAAATCGTGTTGGAAACGGAAAACTGTGGGCCGTTTGGTTGTAAAACCACTGTCGCTGTCGACCGCGAAGCGACGGATAAGCTTCGTGAAGAAGAGCCGCTTGGTCGCTTTAACGGTACCGATACTTACACTAACCGAAGCCATCTGGCATTTCAGGAATTAGGAGAGGCGTGGGACGCATCATCTTCCTTGGGTGACTTTGTCGATCGCATGATGAACCTGCCTTTCTATAAAGCGCTGGTTTTTACGCTCGCCTATACCTTCATCGTTACGCCACTGGTCATTGTATTGGGGCTGGTGGTGGCGCTTTGCGTCAACGCATTACCCAAGCTGGTGAAAGGGCCCACGATCTTCCTTTCGCTGCTCCCCATGATTGTGACGCCATTGATTGGTTCACTGATTCTGTTCTGGATGATTGACGCCGATGGCGTGATTGGGGCAACGCTACAGATCTGGTTTGATGATGACACGCTTTCGCTGAAGGCCTCGCCAACACTGACTTGGATAACGCTCTTTATCTACGGTATTTGGTCGTCTGTTCCTTTCTCTTTCATCGTGTTTTACGCGGGTCTTCAGACCGTGCCGACCGACACGCTCGAAGCTTCGATGATTGATGGTGCATCGCGTTGGGAGACGATTCGTTTTGTTGTGATCCCGCACATGGCGCCACTGGTGACCTTTGTGGCGTTGATGCAGTTGATGGACAACTTCCGGGTATTCGAACCTATCGTAGGCTTTGCCGCTGAAGCGCATGCGACCTCACTCAGTTGGCTTATCTACAACGACTTGCGTGGCACAGACTCCCAGCTCTTTGGCTCTGCTGCATCCACATCCATGCTCACTATTTTGGGTGTGGCCATTCTACTGATGCCGGTGTTTATCCGAACCTGGCGTGATTTCAACCGTAAGTCAGCCTAG
- a CDS encoding ABC transporter substrate-binding protein: MNCSVKGIAMASLLAITHQATAADGCGAGEGKVNILSNDFPALHAVAAQAEGCTTNKLSVTKNQTKDHRDLQNAALKANPAKYSTAIVSTSSIVPLLNEGLIQPLDDMVEKYGQSLQPSQLIKIDGKVMAVAFMANSQHLFYRKDILEKAGVEPPKTFEDMIAAGKKIQQMGLMKYPVALNTKTGWNLGEEFINIFSATGESFFKPGSAIPNLNNANGVKTLNTLKALTELSNPDFLTFDSNSTQALWEDGKVALALLWGSRATAILDGEGSSPEIVANTVLTNTPVFSGSSTPGATLWWDGWTVASNLSPQDAEATFKVMTHAISTEMMQANQEKAVWLIEGYEPDPSAMGVIATVQEQANPYPMLPYMGLLHSALGAELPDFLLGNESAEQALKDIEAAYMTSAREQGFL, from the coding sequence ATGAATTGCAGCGTGAAAGGGATAGCCATGGCGAGTTTGCTCGCTATCACTCATCAGGCGACAGCCGCAGACGGGTGCGGTGCAGGGGAAGGAAAGGTCAACATATTGTCGAATGACTTTCCCGCACTGCACGCGGTAGCAGCGCAAGCTGAGGGATGCACCACGAACAAGCTGAGCGTGACCAAAAACCAAACCAAAGACCACCGCGATCTACAAAACGCAGCGCTGAAAGCGAACCCCGCTAAGTACTCCACCGCCATTGTATCAACCAGCTCTATTGTGCCCTTACTGAATGAAGGCCTGATCCAGCCTCTCGATGATATGGTCGAAAAATACGGGCAAAGCCTTCAGCCGTCACAGTTGATCAAGATTGATGGAAAAGTGATGGCCGTGGCCTTTATGGCGAATTCGCAGCACCTCTTTTACCGCAAAGATATCCTTGAAAAAGCAGGTGTTGAGCCACCGAAAACCTTTGAGGACATGATTGCTGCAGGCAAGAAAATCCAACAGATGGGACTGATGAAATACCCTGTCGCTCTGAATACCAAAACCGGATGGAATCTCGGTGAAGAGTTTATCAATATCTTTAGTGCCACCGGAGAGAGCTTCTTTAAACCGGGAAGTGCGATTCCGAACCTTAACAATGCCAATGGTGTGAAAACGCTCAATACACTGAAAGCACTGACGGAGCTTTCTAATCCTGACTTTTTAACCTTTGATTCCAACAGCACCCAGGCATTGTGGGAAGACGGCAAAGTCGCGCTGGCACTGTTATGGGGCTCACGTGCGACTGCGATTCTGGATGGTGAAGGCTCCAGTCCAGAGATTGTTGCCAACACAGTACTCACCAATACGCCGGTATTTTCAGGGAGCAGTACACCGGGTGCGACCCTGTGGTGGGACGGATGGACAGTGGCCAGCAACCTTTCCCCGCAAGACGCTGAAGCGACGTTCAAAGTCATGACCCATGCCATTTCGACAGAGATGATGCAGGCTAACCAAGAAAAAGCGGTGTGGCTGATTGAAGGCTATGAGCCGGATCCGTCCGCGATGGGAGTGATTGCAACGGTTCAAGAGCAAGCCAACCCTTACCCAATGCTGCCTTATATGGGTTTGCTGCACTCCGCACTGGGTGCAGAGCTGCCGGATTTTCTTTTGGGTAATGAATCGGCAGAGCAAGCGCTCAAGGACATTGAAGCAGCGTATATGACCTCTGCCCGTGAACAGGGCTTTCTATAA
- a CDS encoding ABC transporter ATP-binding protein, giving the protein MAEVQLRHIDKRWGDFIGVKDFDLTIPDKEFLVLLGPSGCGKTTTMRMIAGLEEATSGEILIDGKVVNDLEPKDRDVAMVFQSYALYPNMSVYENIRFPLKVRNIDPATHDEKVMRAAEMVELTNFLHRRPADLSGGQRQRVALARAIVREPNVFLMDEPLSNLDAKLRVSTRAQIKNLSHELQITTIYVTHDQIEAMTLADRVVVMSAGNVQQVGTPTEIYNYPANTFVASFIGSPAMNLMKGSIADGVFTAENVTITGLDTRLSGNITLGFRAEDAVVTDGSETSSGINAKVFSIELLGDATMITVKVNDELVAIKADKEYVTDIGQPFSATISASICHLFDAESGERISQPESA; this is encoded by the coding sequence ATGGCTGAAGTGCAGTTGCGTCATATCGATAAACGCTGGGGCGACTTTATCGGCGTCAAAGATTTCGATTTGACCATTCCTGACAAGGAGTTTCTGGTATTACTTGGACCATCAGGCTGCGGTAAAACCACCACCATGCGCATGATTGCTGGGCTAGAGGAAGCGACCAGCGGAGAAATATTGATTGATGGCAAGGTCGTGAACGATCTTGAGCCGAAAGACAGAGATGTAGCCATGGTGTTCCAAAGCTATGCGCTCTACCCCAACATGAGCGTGTATGAGAACATCCGGTTTCCGCTGAAAGTTCGCAACATCGACCCGGCCACCCATGATGAGAAAGTCATGCGTGCAGCGGAAATGGTCGAGCTCACTAATTTCCTACACCGCCGCCCAGCCGATCTTTCCGGTGGGCAGCGCCAGCGTGTGGCGCTGGCACGTGCCATTGTGCGCGAGCCCAATGTGTTCCTGATGGACGAACCGCTCTCGAACCTGGATGCAAAACTGCGCGTTTCAACTCGGGCGCAAATCAAGAACCTCTCCCACGAGCTACAAATCACCACGATTTACGTCACCCATGACCAGATCGAAGCCATGACGTTGGCAGATCGCGTGGTGGTCATGAGTGCTGGTAACGTGCAGCAAGTGGGCACACCAACAGAAATTTATAACTACCCAGCCAACACCTTTGTGGCGAGTTTTATTGGCTCACCCGCGATGAACCTGATGAAAGGCAGCATTGCAGATGGTGTATTTACCGCAGAGAACGTCACTATCACAGGGTTGGATACGCGCCTTTCCGGCAACATCACGCTGGGGTTCCGCGCAGAAGATGCCGTTGTCACTGATGGCAGTGAAACGTCTAGCGGCATTAACGCCAAGGTCTTCTCCATCGAGCTGTTGGGTGATGCCACCATGATCACTGTCAAGGTCAATGATGAACTCGTCGCCATCAAGGCAGATAAAGAGTATGTCACCGACATTGGCCAACCCTTCTCAGCCACCATTTCCGCCAGTATTTGTCATCTTTTCGACGCAGAATCTGGCGAACGGATCTCTCAACCGGAGTCAGCGTAA
- a CDS encoding ester cyclase, producing MKGSRPEQAALTKDTDMTKTDETRQVIESMVDGLNDHRIADIGEFFSQSFRWFGNQGCGTKHGLEAFQRNWQRPFQAAFSDKVCVDEARLYMGEWAAAFGHQTAKHTGTFMGIAPTGQQVEIRYMDFWKVQDGKIVDNWVMVDFPHVLAQLGVDAFNGEGWEAFDRNEKVPPSPAS from the coding sequence ATGAAAGGCTCAAGACCCGAACAGGCCGCTCTCACCAAAGACACAGACATGACCAAGACAGATGAAACCCGCCAGGTTATCGAGTCGATGGTCGATGGCCTCAACGATCACCGCATTGCTGATATCGGTGAGTTTTTTTCTCAAAGCTTTCGTTGGTTTGGTAATCAGGGCTGTGGCACCAAACATGGTTTGGAGGCCTTCCAACGCAACTGGCAAAGGCCTTTTCAGGCAGCCTTTTCAGACAAAGTCTGCGTGGACGAAGCAAGACTATATATGGGCGAATGGGCGGCCGCATTTGGCCATCAAACCGCCAAACATACCGGCACATTCATGGGCATCGCCCCAACCGGTCAACAAGTGGAAATCCGTTACATGGATTTTTGGAAAGTGCAGGACGGAAAAATCGTCGACAACTGGGTGATGGTGGACTTTCCACACGTGCTCGCCCAGTTAGGTGTCGATGCATTCAACGGCGAAGGCTGGGAAGCGTTTGACCGCAATGAAAAAGTCCCGCCATCACCCGCTTCATAA
- the hisD gene encoding histidinol dehydrogenase, translating to MTVRYLKTGKSESDKESDNEKVVQIVADTLKKIEHEGDAAVRELAIKFDNYAPESFLLSQEDIESIIAKVSPENMADIRFANEQVTNFAKVQLASMSDVEVETLPGVILGHKNIPVQSVGCYVPGGKFPMVASAHMSVATAKVAGVPRVIACTPPFNGEPNPAVVAAMHLGGADEIYVLGGIQAVGAMALGTETIAPVHLLVGPGNAFVAEAKRQLFGRVGIDLFAGPTETMVIADDTVDAEMCATDLLGQAEHGYNSPAALVTTSEKLATETMAEIERILNILPTADTASVSWRDYGEIILCDTYEEMLAVSEEKAYEHVQVMTDKDDWFLDNMTCYGGLFLGPRTNVSNGDKVIGTNHTLPTQKAGRYTGGLWVGKYLKTHSYQKILTDEAATLIGEYGSRLCMLEGFVGHAEQCNVRVRRYGNKVVPYGEAAARG from the coding sequence ATGACAGTCAGATATTTAAAAACAGGGAAGTCAGAGTCTGATAAAGAGAGCGACAACGAGAAAGTCGTCCAGATCGTTGCTGATACCCTGAAAAAGATTGAGCACGAGGGCGATGCCGCCGTTCGCGAGCTGGCGATCAAATTCGACAATTACGCGCCAGAATCTTTCCTTCTGTCCCAAGAGGATATCGAAAGCATTATTGCCAAAGTCTCCCCTGAAAATATGGCAGACATTCGCTTTGCCAACGAGCAGGTCACCAACTTTGCGAAAGTGCAACTGGCATCAATGAGCGACGTGGAAGTCGAGACCTTGCCGGGCGTCATCCTCGGGCACAAGAATATTCCGGTACAAAGTGTCGGCTGTTACGTCCCTGGCGGAAAATTCCCTATGGTGGCCTCGGCGCACATGTCGGTCGCCACGGCGAAGGTCGCGGGCGTGCCACGCGTGATTGCCTGTACACCGCCGTTTAATGGTGAGCCTAACCCTGCAGTTGTCGCAGCGATGCACCTGGGCGGTGCCGACGAAATCTATGTGTTGGGTGGTATTCAGGCTGTGGGCGCGATGGCGCTGGGCACCGAAACCATCGCGCCGGTGCATCTGCTCGTCGGTCCGGGCAATGCCTTTGTGGCAGAAGCGAAGCGCCAGTTGTTCGGGCGCGTGGGTATCGATCTCTTTGCCGGGCCAACAGAAACCATGGTGATCGCTGACGATACCGTGGACGCCGAAATGTGTGCGACAGACCTTCTCGGTCAGGCAGAGCATGGCTACAACTCACCTGCTGCGCTGGTCACGACCAGTGAAAAGCTGGCGACCGAAACCATGGCGGAAATCGAACGTATTCTGAACATCCTGCCCACCGCCGACACCGCCAGTGTCAGTTGGCGGGATTATGGCGAGATTATTCTCTGCGATACCTACGAGGAAATGCTCGCCGTTTCTGAGGAAAAAGCCTACGAACATGTGCAGGTGATGACAGACAAGGACGACTGGTTCCTCGACAACATGACCTGTTATGGCGGCCTGTTCCTTGGCCCGCGTACCAATGTGTCCAACGGTGACAAGGTGATTGGGACCAACCACACCCTGCCGACCCAGAAAGCCGGCCGATATACCGGCGGACTTTGGGTAGGCAAGTACCTCAAGACACACAGTTACCAGAAAATCCTGACCGATGAGGCCGCAACCCTGATTGGTGAGTATGGCTCACGCCTTTGTATGCTCGAGGGCTTTGTAGGCCATGCGGAGCAGTGCAACGTGCGAGTAAGACGCTATGGCAACAAAGTCGTGCCATACGGCGAAGCTGCGGCAAGAGGATAA